Sequence from the Aquimarina sp. Aq107 genome:
ATAAATAATTTATCACAATATGAAATGTACATTAACGGTTACGGGATAGAAATAAGTCCTATGGTTTCTTATATCAAAAATGTAACAGCATATGATACGGCATCTCATAAGTATGCTCTTTCAGCAACATTTGTTAATGATTACTCATTAATTAAAGATTTAAATTTTTCTAAAGAATCTATAACAAATTCAATTACACCACGGAATAGAATGGATTATGGACAAAGACTTATCCTTACTCCTAAGAGATACTATAATAGTTTAAGTGATAAACAGCAGTTGGATATTATAGATCATCATTTAAAAAACAAACAAAATGTAGTTGTTTTAGTATCAAGTAAGAAGAAGGCAGAAGGCTGGGAGAAAACAGGAGCTATAGTAGCGGATAATGATAATTTAGAAGAGACTATTGAAAAAATCAAATCATCAAAAGGAAAGCTTTACGTTTTCGTTAATCGTTATGATGGAATAGACCTTAGTGGAGATTCTTGTAATGTTTTAGTTGTTCACGACCATCCAAGATTTAAATTTTTAAAAGATGAGTATTATCAGAACATACATCACGAAACAAATTCTAACAGAATAGCGCAAACACTTGAACAGGGTATGGGTAGGAGTGTTAGATCGAGTAGTGATTATAGTGTTGTTTATTTGGTCGGTAGATTCAATTTAAATTTTCTAAGAAAAAGAAAAAATTTAGATTTTTTTAATAATCATACAAAAAAACAACTAGAAATGGGTTTATCCTTATTAGATGGACAGAAACTTGATGATAGTAATGCGGTATCTACTATTACTGAAATAGCAGATTACTGTTTGAATCAAGATGATGAATGGAAAACTTTTTATTCTAATTTTATGAATAAAGATGAGGAGGTAAGTACCGAATCGAGAGATAAAATTTTACAAATAAATTTGTTAGAAAGAGAAGCTATTTATGCTTTTGTCAAAGAAGATTATGAAGAAGCAATCAGCTATATAAATGATATCATCTCATTAGGGATAAGTGATATTGAGAGAGCTTGGTACTATCAAATACAAGCTCACATTGCTTATAGACTTAATAAAAATACCTCCAACGATTTATTACAAAAAGCGAGGACATTGAGTATCAAAATGTATCAACCTTTTTTAGGAAAAACGAAACATAAACAACAATTTTCTAATTCTCAGTATAGAAGAGCGCTTGATTTTATCCAATCATTTTCAACTGATAATGATTTATTATCTCATATTGATGAAATTAATAAAAATCTTGTATATAAAAAACAGAATTCTGCCATATTTGAGAAGACTTTGAAGGAGCTAGGGGAACTATTAGGTTTTAAGGCTTCCCGACCTGAAAAAGATTCTAAAGAAGGTTGCGATGTTCTTTGGTTTTCAGATGATTATACTTTTGTTATAGAGGCAAAATCTGAAAAATTACCGGAGAACAAAATATCCAAAAGTGATGTTGAACAATTATATCATTCTTTAGAATGGTTTAATGATAAATACATTTATAATGGAGAAATCATAGGTGTATCTTTTCAACCAAATAACAGAAAATATGATGATGCGGTTGTAACTGATCAAATACGTAGTGTGTCAGAAGCTTCTTTGGAAGAAATAAGATTTGCTATTAAACAGTTAAAAGTTTTAGTTAAAAATAATGGAATAACCTCATTAAGTGAAAATGACATTAAAACCGAACTCGAAAAATTACATTTTAATAGTAATCAAATTAGAAATAAATATTTTAAAATAATTAAATAGGATATCTGAAGCTGCAATAATGCTTAATAAAAAGAAATTATAGAATATAATATTTAAGAGATGCTAAAAGACTATCCTATTCCAGGAAACCTAAAAGGAACAATAATTTTTATTCATGGTATTTCATCTTCATCAGAAGTTTTTAAAGATATAATGAACTCCAAAGAAATTCAATTTTCTAAAATTTCTTTCGACCTTCCCGGACATGGTAAGGCTTACGGTTATCAGGAAGATTTCTCTTTATTAAGTTATAAGAAGGCCCTTGTATCTTATATCAGTATCATCCAAGAAGATATAATTCTAGTTGGCAACTCATTTGGAGGGCATTTGGCTATTGAAATAGCGGATCAATTAAAAAATTTAAAAGCATTAGTAATATTTGGTACACCTCCACTTAAAAAACCAGTCAATTTTGGTGAAGCATTTATTCCTATTGAAGCTTTACAAACTTTTTTTAAAGAAAATCCTTCAGAGAAAGAAATAATTAAAGCTTCAAAAATTGCCGTATTCAATCCAAAACACAGTGAAAGAATAATTGTTGATTTTAAAAGATCGAATCCAGATGTTCGCAGAAGTCTAGCTTTGGATCTAGAAGAAGGTAATTGGGCTAATCAATATAAAATTTTCAAAACCTTATCTATTCCAAAATTTATTGTGAAAGGCAAACAAGACCCAACTGTCAATTCGAAATACTTGGATTCAATTTGTGCTACCGACCAAAACTGCACAATTTTCGAATTTGACCAATGTGGTCATTATCCAAGCTTAGAAAAACCAAATGAATTTATTGATACCATAAAATTTATCTCCGAAAAAGTTCTTTTATGAAAACTCTTACAGAATTAGAAACAATAAATTATAATCAACAATTTATTTACAAACTAAGAAATCTATATTTAAGAGATAAAGTACTATTTCATCAAGTTAAAGAATTTACACCCTTTACTTACAGCATAAATGAAAGAGAAACTCTGAATATGATTCATTTCGATGATGATGATTTAGGAGAGACACCAGAGATGAAAAGATTACTAAAAGAAGGTGTAAATGTTCTACCAGAAATAAGTTCTAAGGATTTGTTGGATATTGCAAAGAAAAAGGTTCTAATATTTAATAAAGTTAATGATCAAGATGATATTTGTAATTATATTCAACTAATTAATTTCAATGGAAAAGCCAAATATCTATATTCCGACAAGATCATTCTAGATAAAAATCTTTTTTTAAACACTGCCCTAACTTTTGACAAAATGGGCGCTATTGGGAGAGAACTACTATCTATTTTCCCGGAAATAGAAGTTACTAATTCTTATTGGAAGCGTTTTCAAAGATTAACAAAACAAGAAAAGAATATATTAAAACTTCTTGCTAAAGGTAACTCAATAAAGGAAATCGGAGATTTAGTTTTTATATCACCTAATACCGCTCATGTCCACAAACGTAATATTTACAATAAATTAGGAATACATAAGATTACAGAATTGGTTAAGTTTTCAATAATTTTGGAAATAATTGAACAATAGCTAATATACTTTTTCAAATTCTTCACTATTAAAAATACCATTTTTGTGGTATTTACTCATATACATTTGTACAATATCTTCGTAAGAGTCGGAATGTTAATTCAATCACAAATTAACACTCTGAATAACCTAATTTTAATTCAAACAGTTATGAGAAAAATTTTGTTTATAATTTATTTAGCACCCATATTTCTATTTTGTCAAACTCCTTTATTAAATGATGGTTGTTCAGATGTTTTAAGATTATCTTCTAGGGATGTCACTATTGAATCTACAAGAGCCACTACTGCAAAGTATATTTATGATAATTATTGTAGTGGTAA
This genomic interval carries:
- a CDS encoding DEAD/DEAH box helicase family protein, which produces MNFFARKNKTIEKKKLEIEPIKLYSSLTKSKEYTYLRGIQEEVLKEWHTRRNDKELIVKMNTGAGKTLTGLLMLYSKMLESQQPVVYMCPDNQLFHQVVEQSKNYNIPTCIIENQDFPEEFLNGEAVLVTTIQRMFNGKNIFDRDKIKLKAILIDDAHKCVERIIESFTLKIAKKHDLYEKLKLLFRADLKEQSIGSYEAMTLGEPSYYMRVPFWCWLEKEKEIVGLFTEYISDKKTLLFKWDLMINNLSQYEMYINGYGIEISPMVSYIKNVTAYDTASHKYALSATFVNDYSLIKDLNFSKESITNSITPRNRMDYGQRLILTPKRYYNSLSDKQQLDIIDHHLKNKQNVVVLVSSKKKAEGWEKTGAIVADNDNLEETIEKIKSSKGKLYVFVNRYDGIDLSGDSCNVLVVHDHPRFKFLKDEYYQNIHHETNSNRIAQTLEQGMGRSVRSSSDYSVVYLVGRFNLNFLRKRKNLDFFNNHTKKQLEMGLSLLDGQKLDDSNAVSTITEIADYCLNQDDEWKTFYSNFMNKDEEVSTESRDKILQINLLEREAIYAFVKEDYEEAISYINDIISLGISDIERAWYYQIQAHIAYRLNKNTSNDLLQKARTLSIKMYQPFLGKTKHKQQFSNSQYRRALDFIQSFSTDNDLLSHIDEINKNLVYKKQNSAIFEKTLKELGELLGFKASRPEKDSKEGCDVLWFSDDYTFVIEAKSEKLPENKISKSDVEQLYHSLEWFNDKYIYNGEIIGVSFQPNNRKYDDAVVTDQIRSVSEASLEEIRFAIKQLKVLVKNNGITSLSENDIKTELEKLHFNSNQIRNKYFKIIK
- a CDS encoding alpha/beta fold hydrolase, whose product is MLKDYPIPGNLKGTIIFIHGISSSSEVFKDIMNSKEIQFSKISFDLPGHGKAYGYQEDFSLLSYKKALVSYISIIQEDIILVGNSFGGHLAIEIADQLKNLKALVIFGTPPLKKPVNFGEAFIPIEALQTFFKENPSEKEIIKASKIAVFNPKHSERIIVDFKRSNPDVRRSLALDLEEGNWANQYKIFKTLSIPKFIVKGKQDPTVNSKYLDSICATDQNCTIFEFDQCGHYPSLEKPNEFIDTIKFISEKVLL
- a CDS encoding helix-turn-helix transcriptional regulator, whose protein sequence is MKTLTELETINYNQQFIYKLRNLYLRDKVLFHQVKEFTPFTYSINERETLNMIHFDDDDLGETPEMKRLLKEGVNVLPEISSKDLLDIAKKKVLIFNKVNDQDDICNYIQLINFNGKAKYLYSDKIILDKNLFLNTALTFDKMGAIGRELLSIFPEIEVTNSYWKRFQRLTKQEKNILKLLAKGNSIKEIGDLVFISPNTAHVHKRNIYNKLGIHKITELVKFSIILEIIEQ